The DNA region TCAAAACCCAATTAATCAAGTTTTGCATCACATCGTTAATATCCTTGTCTTTGTAGGAATCGGCTGTTTATTCATCGATTGGCGACTCAGCCTTGTTTGCGGAGTCCTGACCCAAGTTTTCGCCATTGGCGGACACATCTTTTTCGAGAAGAACGAACCGGCATTTAAACAGTATCCCGGCATTGTCATTCTGGCTTCTATGTCGTGGTCATTTGAAAACTGGTTTGGTTTACGTCAGTTAGTCCAACGAGCGAACAAACAATCGAGTTAAAAACGGTATTGAAAACCTTTGTGAGGAGTCTTCATTAATGTATAACGGCTTACTAGTCATCGACGCGGATGCCCATAAATTAGAAAATCCGCTCATTTTACGAGATTATCTCGAACCGGAATATCGCGATCGCGTAGGGTTAGTGGTCGATAGTTTAGGCGATCAACGCGCCAGAATCGTCGATTATAATCCTCAAACTCAAACTAACGATTTTGTGCGGATGTTCCCGCAACCCCAAGGCTTAGGCAAAGGCGGATTTCGGAACCTTCACCCTGACACAACTTTAGGGGCAATGTTTAATAAAGTGCGGATCCAACACATGGATGAAGAAGGGGTGGATGTCCATGTTATTTACGGCACTTTAAACCTCATTTTTTCTAGTATTTTAGATAAAGATCTCGCGATCGCGCTGTGTAAAGCCTACAACAACTACATGGCAGATGATTGCAAAGGTTATGACAATCGTCTGCAACCCATTGGCGTGATTCCCCTGCAAGATGTGGATGAAGCGGTTAAAGAAATGTATCGTTGCGTCAACGAACTGGGGATGATTTCCGTGGCGGTTGCGCCCAACCTGCCCATTCCTCATCCCAAAGCACCGGATGCCTTCCCAGATATCCGCACCGCAAAGTCAATTTCTCATCCTGATTTCCGTCCGATTCTGCAAGCAGCAGTTGACCTCGATATTGGAT from Cyanobacteria bacterium GSL.Bin1 includes:
- a CDS encoding DUF962 domain-containing protein yields the protein MSYFQEAKAHFIASHQNPINQVLHHIVNILVFVGIGCLFIDWRLSLVCGVLTQVFAIGGHIFFEKNEPAFKQYPGIVILASMSWSFENWFGLRQLVQRANKQSS